A part of Corvus hawaiiensis isolate bCorHaw1 chromosome 25, bCorHaw1.pri.cur, whole genome shotgun sequence genomic DNA contains:
- the ROBO4 gene encoding roundabout homolog 4 isoform X4, with protein sequence MAELFVFTVTFPPFGISQPPHPAIVPPHPGAGSSPGAGREEPGSREETGRLARASMAGGWETALGLGLCLAALHRGGCRLPSVATAPQAPAVLRDNFRLQPGDLVTTAGQTLELDCVPPLGYPEPYVTWKKDGVTLDLVGERYVVTKGKLQVASAQRSDSGLYICVASNAAGKRESRGARVSVLEKPSIVRHPSDAVAVAGSTVELGCSTRGDPAPQVQWHKERGDLPWGRHEVDREHTLRLYAVTSADAGTYVCTAQSQLGTAAATTFLHVEDQLATGQQETAPRDLLAVRLHLDNGTALPTAAVQLRWQMLLPVPVPVGYTVLYRSLFPVTTSWVQHNAGRELSTIIPALRRGYKYEFKVRPYTGGTQGSDSNSRHLWIPEEVPSAAPQHVTISQAETGNGTVVVSWEPPPPEAHNGVIRGYQVWSMGEGWQRPTNRTVDGATRRLETLLPHPGAEFCVQVAAFNSAGLGVPSNATCGVLGLTAGSSRVVQALQQPAVIAAAGSMLWLALLALLLLVCQRRASQDATARHRLVAGDSRWLGGPWKPSCAPRNLSSSSSLSSRLLGSDGRDPHPSSEPRGDWDANPLPWDPHPSTLSLEPPSLGPPTPPNHSRLRGEHPPPLRDAGCCGGGHPGVHTSPSTPNPAPWERVRKRELHQVHSTPVLTAGPSHIPVTGSGGEWGTDFGLAARRPQQRGHEGDTVTAVMDSTDPQLPVFSSPKPRRGSTSLASGVTRSPVTPPRPPHAWHPPVTRSPASMYPRDTSLVTRHPKDTSPVTGIPRDTSPLMRCPRDPSPVTENPRDVSPATRNPRDMSLVTEHPKDMFLASRHPKDVSSVPRTPRDMSPATRHHKDPSPATKHQRDTVLATRHPEDTSLVTRCPRDPLPVAKCQRDMSLSTRHPKDMSPASRHPKDTSPGTRLPQEMSPGTRHCRDKFLASRYSENMSPALRHPKDTLPATGHPRDTSPVTRHPEEMSPVSEHCRDNFLGTSRYPENVSPAVRHPKDTSPATRHPKDPSPATRHPKDASPATRHPKDTSPAARHPKEVSPVTGHQKDMFLGTRDVFLATRYPKDTSPTTGRLSPAFSDGVLTQQQVAEVLEMDQDTTCCRPPAPTTPRSFSPLHTYGYIYGPTASELGEEEEEEEEEEEEDEEEEHTATRGSPGGSLLNGWGSVSEDNFASARCSLVSSCDGSFLLDASFARALAVAVDGLCCSLEDTDGDYGGPSPPASPLEQVFPPRVPTTTWDWWKVLEVPQRIRTEAAMNGSSQNGGQGSGIGSPWAREGGDLGTGGTGAWQSPGRRTQQGQSPLGSSKIQLY encoded by the exons ATGGCTGAGCTGTTTGTGTTCACCGTCACCTTCCCCCCCTTCGGAATTTCCCAGCCCCCGCATCCGGCTATTGTACCCCCCCATCCGGGAGCCGGATCCAGCCCCGGTGCTGGCAGGGAGGAACCGGGATCTCGGGAGGAAACGGGAAGGCTGGCCAGGGCCAGCATGGCGGGCGGCTGGGAGACAGCACTGGGCCTGGGGCTCTGCCTCGCCGCCCTGCACCGCGGAG GCTGCCGCCTCCCCAGCGTGGCCACGGCACCCCAAGCTCCAGCTG TGCTGCGGGACAATTTCCGCCTGCAGCCAGGTGACTTGGTGACCACAGCGGGGCAAACATTGGAGCTGGATTGTGTCCCCCCCTTGGGGTACCCTGAACCCTACGTTACCTGGAAGAAGGACGGGGTGACCTTGGACTTGGTAGGTGAGAGGTACGTGGTGACCAAGGGGAAGTTGCAGGTGGCATCAGCGCAGCGGAGCGACTCCGGTCTCTACATCTGTGTGGCATCCAATGCGGCAGGCAAGAGGGAGAGCCGGGGTGCCCGCGTCTCCGTGCTGG AGAAGCCAAGCATTGTGCGGCACCCAAGTGACGCCGTGGCAGTGGCTGGCAGCACCGTGGAGCTGGGTTGCAGCACCCGAGGTGACCCAGCGCCACAGGTGCAGTGGCACAAGGAGCGTGGTGACCTGCCCTGGGGCAG GCACGAGGTGGACCGGGAACACACTTTGCGCCTCTATGCCGTGACGTCCGCCGATGCCGGCACGTACGTGTGTACAGCACAGAGTCAGCTGGGCACCGCCGCCGCCACCACCTTCCTCCATGTGGAGG ACCAGCTGGCAACGGGCCAGCAGGAGACTGCACCACGGGACCTGCTGGCTGTGCGGCTGCACCTGGACAACGGCACTGCActgcccactgctgctgtccagcTCCGCTGGCAG ATGCTGCTGCCGGTGCCAGTGCCTGTGGGCTACACGGTGCTGTACCGCAGCCTATTCCCAGTCACCACCTCCTGGGTCCAACACAACgcaggcagggagctcagcaccaTCATCCCTGCACTCCGCAGGGGCTACAAGTACGAGTTCAAGGTACGACCCTACACTGGAGGGACCCAGGGCTCagacagcaacagcaggcacCTCTGGATACCCGAGGAAG TGCCTAGTGCAGCACCCCAGCACGTCACCATCAGCCAGGCTGAGACAGGGAACGGCACCGTGGTCGTGAGCTGGGAGCCACCTCCTCCTGAAGCCCACAATGGTGTCATCCGTGGCTACCAG GTTTGGTCAATGGGTGAGGGCTGGCAGCGCCCCACCAACAGGACAGTGGACGGAGCCACCCGCCGCCTGGAAACCCTCCTCCCACACCCTGGGGCCGAATTCTGTGTCCAGGTGGCAGCTTTCAACAGCGCAGGGCTGGGGGTTCCCAGCAATGCCACGTGTGGTGTCCTGG GGCTGACAgcggggagcagcagggtggtccaggcactgcagcagcctgctgTCATCGCAGCCGCTGGTTCCATGCTCTGGTTGGCCTTActcgccctcctcctcctcgtctgcCAGCGTCGTGCCAGCCAGGACGCCACAGCTCGCCACAG GCTGGTGGCTGGTGACTCACGGTGGCTTGGTGGGCCCTGGAAACCCAGCTGTGCCCCCCGaaacctcagcagcagcagcagcctcagcagccgACTCCTGGGCAGTGATGGCAGGGACCCCCACCCCTCCAGTGAGCCCCGTGGGGACTGGGATGCCAACCCACTGCCATGGGACCCCCACCCCTCCA CCCTCTCCTTGGAGCCGCCGAGCCTTGGTCCGCCCACGCCCCCCAACCACAGCAGGCTCCGTGGGGAGCACCCACCGCCCCTCAGGGACGCGGGGTGCTGCGGTGGGGGGCACCCCGGGGTGCATACCTCACCCAGtaccccaaacccagcaccttGGGAGCGTGTGCGCAAGAGAG AGCTTCATCAAGTGCACAGCACCCCGGTGCTCACAGCTGGCCCCAGCCACATCCCTGTCACTGGAAGTGGAGGCGAGTGGGGGACAGATTTTGGTCTGGCAGCCAGGCGGCCTCAGCAAAGGGGACATGAGGGTGACACGGTCACTGCCGTGATGGACAGCACAGACCCACAGCTACCAGTCTTCAGCTCTCCAAAACCACGTCGGGGCAGCACTTCACTGGCCTCTGGTGTAACCAGGTCACCGGTGACACCACCGAGGCCACCCCATGCCTGGCACCCGCCAGTGACACG GTCCCCCGCCTCCATGTACCCCAGGGACACATCTCTGGTCACCAGGCATCCCAAGGACACGTCCCCAGTcactgggatccccagggaCACATCTCCACTCATGCGATGCCCCAGGGACCCATCCCCAGTCACTGAGAACCCCAGGGATGTGTCACCGGCCACCAGGAACCCCAGGGACATGTCCTTGGTCACTGAGCACCCCAAGGACATGTTCCTGGCCAGCAGGCATCCTAAAGATGTGTCCTCagtccccaggacccccagggacATGTCACCAGCCACCAGGCACCACAAGGACCCATCACCAGCAACCAAGCACCAGAGGGACACAGTCTTGGCCACCAGGCACCCTGAGGACACCTCTCTGGTCACTAGGTGCCCCAGAGACCCATTACCAGTGGCCAAGTGCCAGAGGGACATGTCACTGTCCACCAGGCACCCCAAGGACATGTCCCCAGCCAGCAGACACCCAAAGGACACGTCCCCAGGCACAAGGCTCCCCCAGGAGATGTCCCCAGGCACCAGGCATTGCAGGGACAAGTTCCTGGCCTCCAG GTACTCTGAAAACATGTCACCAGCCTTGAGGCATCCCAAGGACACATTGCCAGCCACTGGGCACCCCAGGGACACATCCCCAGTCACCAGGCACCCTGAGGAGATGTCACCAGTCTCCGAGCACTGCAGGGACAACTTCTTGGGCACCAG CAGGTACCCTGAAAACGTGTCACCAGCAGTAAGGCATCCCAAGGACACATCTCCAGCCACCAGGCATCCCAAGGACCCATCTCCAGCCACCAGGCATCCCAAGGACGCATCTCCAGCCACCAGACATCCCAAGGACACATCTCCAGCCGCCAGACATCCCAAAGAGGTGTCCCcagtcactggtcaccagaagGACATGTTCTTGGGCACCAG GGACGTATTCCTGGCTACCAGGTACCCCAAGGACACATCCCCAACCACCGGGCGCCTCTCGCCAGCCTTCAGCGATGGAGTCCTCACACAACAGCAGGTGGCTGAGGTCCTGGAGATGGACCAGGATACTACCTGCTGCAG ACCCCCGGCACCAACCACACCACGGTCTTTCTCACCGCTGCACACCTACGGCTACATCTATGGGCCAACAGCCTCTGAGCtaggtgaggaggaggaggaggaagaggaggaggaagaagaggatgaggaggaagagcatACAGCAACGAGGGGCTCGCCAGGAGGGTCGCTGCTGAACGGCTGGGGGTCTGTCTCAGAGGACAACTTTGCCAGCGCCCGCTGCAGCTTGGTGAGCTCCTGTGACGGCTCCTTCCTCCTGGATGCCAGCTTTGCCCGGGCGCTGGCCGTGGCTGTCGATggcctctgctgcagccttgAGGACACCGACGGGGATTACGGGG GTCCCTCACCACCAGCATCACCCTTGGAGCAGGTCTTCCCACCCAGAGTCCCCACCACCACCTGGGACTGGTGGAAAGTGCTGGAGGTCCCACAGAGAATCAGGACAGAGGCAGCCATGAACGGTAGCTCACAGAACG gTGGCCAGGGGTCAGGGATTGGCAGCCCCTGGGCCAGGGAAGGTGGTGacctggggacaggagggacaggagcgtGGCAGTCCCCAGGGCGCAGGACGCAGCAAGGCCAGAGTCCCCTTGGCTCGTCTAAAATCCAGCTTTATTAG
- the ROBO4 gene encoding roundabout homolog 4 isoform X7 has protein sequence MAELFVFTVTFPPFGISQPPHPAIVPPHPGAGSSPGAGREEPGSREETGRLARASMAGGWETALGLGLCLAALHRGGCRLPSVATAPQAPAVLRDNFRLQPGDLVTTAGQTLELDCVPPLGYPEPYVTWKKDGVTLDLVGERYVVTKGKLQVASAQRSDSGLYICVASNAAGKRESRGARVSVLEKPSIVRHPSDAVAVAGSTVELGCSTRGDPAPQVQWHKERGDLPWGRHEVDREHTLRLYAVTSADAGTYVCTAQSQLGTAAATTFLHVEDQLATGQQETAPRDLLAVRLHLDNGTALPTAAVQLRWQMLLPVPVPVGYTVLYRSLFPVTTSWVQHNAGRELSTIIPALRRGYKYEFKVRPYTGGTQGSDSNSRHLWIPEEVPSAAPQHVTISQAETGNGTVVVSWEPPPPEAHNGVIRGYQVWSMGEGWQRPTNRTVDGATRRLETLLPHPGAEFCVQVAAFNSAGLGVPSNATCGVLGLTAGSSRVVQALQQPAVIAAAGSMLWLALLALLLLVCQRRASQDATARHRLVAGDSRWLGGPWKPSCAPRNLSSSSSLSSRLLGSDGRDPHPSSEPRGDWDANPLPWDPHPSTLSLEPPSLGPPTPPNHSRLRGEHPPPLRDAGCCGGGHPGVHTSPSTPNPAPWERVRKRELHQVHSTPVLTAGPSHIPVTGSGGEWGTDFGLAARRPQQRGHEGDTVTAVMDSTDPQLPVFSSPKPRRGSTSLASGVTRSPVTPPRPPHAWHPPVTRSPASMYPRDTSLVTRHPKDTSPVTGIPRDTSPLMRCPRDPSPVTENPRDVSPATRNPRDMSLVTEHPKDMFLASRHPKDVSSVPRTPRDMSPATRHHKDPSPATKHQRDTVLATRHPEDTSLVTRCPRDPLPVAKCQRDMSLSTRHPKDMSPASRHPKDTSPGTRLPQEMSPGTRHCRDKFLASRHLFLCSRYSENMSPALRHPKDTLPATGHPRDTSPVTRHPEEMSPVSEHCRDNFLGTSRYPENVSPAVRHPKDTSPATRHPKDASPATRHPKDTSPAARHPKEVSPVTGHQKDMFLGTRDVFLATRYPKDTSPTTGRLSPAFSDGVLTQQQVAEVLEMDQDTTCCRPPAPTTPRSFSPLHTYGYIYGPTASELGEEEEEEEEEEEEDEEEEHTATRGSPGGSLLNGWGSVSEDNFASARCSLVSSCDGSFLLDASFARALAVAVDGLCCSLEDTDGDYGGPSPPASPLEQVFPPRVPTTTWDWWKVLEVPQRIRTEAAMNGSSQNGGQGSGIGSPWAREGGDLGTGGTGAWQSPGRRTQQGQSPLGSSKIQLY, from the exons ATGGCTGAGCTGTTTGTGTTCACCGTCACCTTCCCCCCCTTCGGAATTTCCCAGCCCCCGCATCCGGCTATTGTACCCCCCCATCCGGGAGCCGGATCCAGCCCCGGTGCTGGCAGGGAGGAACCGGGATCTCGGGAGGAAACGGGAAGGCTGGCCAGGGCCAGCATGGCGGGCGGCTGGGAGACAGCACTGGGCCTGGGGCTCTGCCTCGCCGCCCTGCACCGCGGAG GCTGCCGCCTCCCCAGCGTGGCCACGGCACCCCAAGCTCCAGCTG TGCTGCGGGACAATTTCCGCCTGCAGCCAGGTGACTTGGTGACCACAGCGGGGCAAACATTGGAGCTGGATTGTGTCCCCCCCTTGGGGTACCCTGAACCCTACGTTACCTGGAAGAAGGACGGGGTGACCTTGGACTTGGTAGGTGAGAGGTACGTGGTGACCAAGGGGAAGTTGCAGGTGGCATCAGCGCAGCGGAGCGACTCCGGTCTCTACATCTGTGTGGCATCCAATGCGGCAGGCAAGAGGGAGAGCCGGGGTGCCCGCGTCTCCGTGCTGG AGAAGCCAAGCATTGTGCGGCACCCAAGTGACGCCGTGGCAGTGGCTGGCAGCACCGTGGAGCTGGGTTGCAGCACCCGAGGTGACCCAGCGCCACAGGTGCAGTGGCACAAGGAGCGTGGTGACCTGCCCTGGGGCAG GCACGAGGTGGACCGGGAACACACTTTGCGCCTCTATGCCGTGACGTCCGCCGATGCCGGCACGTACGTGTGTACAGCACAGAGTCAGCTGGGCACCGCCGCCGCCACCACCTTCCTCCATGTGGAGG ACCAGCTGGCAACGGGCCAGCAGGAGACTGCACCACGGGACCTGCTGGCTGTGCGGCTGCACCTGGACAACGGCACTGCActgcccactgctgctgtccagcTCCGCTGGCAG ATGCTGCTGCCGGTGCCAGTGCCTGTGGGCTACACGGTGCTGTACCGCAGCCTATTCCCAGTCACCACCTCCTGGGTCCAACACAACgcaggcagggagctcagcaccaTCATCCCTGCACTCCGCAGGGGCTACAAGTACGAGTTCAAGGTACGACCCTACACTGGAGGGACCCAGGGCTCagacagcaacagcaggcacCTCTGGATACCCGAGGAAG TGCCTAGTGCAGCACCCCAGCACGTCACCATCAGCCAGGCTGAGACAGGGAACGGCACCGTGGTCGTGAGCTGGGAGCCACCTCCTCCTGAAGCCCACAATGGTGTCATCCGTGGCTACCAG GTTTGGTCAATGGGTGAGGGCTGGCAGCGCCCCACCAACAGGACAGTGGACGGAGCCACCCGCCGCCTGGAAACCCTCCTCCCACACCCTGGGGCCGAATTCTGTGTCCAGGTGGCAGCTTTCAACAGCGCAGGGCTGGGGGTTCCCAGCAATGCCACGTGTGGTGTCCTGG GGCTGACAgcggggagcagcagggtggtccaggcactgcagcagcctgctgTCATCGCAGCCGCTGGTTCCATGCTCTGGTTGGCCTTActcgccctcctcctcctcgtctgcCAGCGTCGTGCCAGCCAGGACGCCACAGCTCGCCACAG GCTGGTGGCTGGTGACTCACGGTGGCTTGGTGGGCCCTGGAAACCCAGCTGTGCCCCCCGaaacctcagcagcagcagcagcctcagcagccgACTCCTGGGCAGTGATGGCAGGGACCCCCACCCCTCCAGTGAGCCCCGTGGGGACTGGGATGCCAACCCACTGCCATGGGACCCCCACCCCTCCA CCCTCTCCTTGGAGCCGCCGAGCCTTGGTCCGCCCACGCCCCCCAACCACAGCAGGCTCCGTGGGGAGCACCCACCGCCCCTCAGGGACGCGGGGTGCTGCGGTGGGGGGCACCCCGGGGTGCATACCTCACCCAGtaccccaaacccagcaccttGGGAGCGTGTGCGCAAGAGAG AGCTTCATCAAGTGCACAGCACCCCGGTGCTCACAGCTGGCCCCAGCCACATCCCTGTCACTGGAAGTGGAGGCGAGTGGGGGACAGATTTTGGTCTGGCAGCCAGGCGGCCTCAGCAAAGGGGACATGAGGGTGACACGGTCACTGCCGTGATGGACAGCACAGACCCACAGCTACCAGTCTTCAGCTCTCCAAAACCACGTCGGGGCAGCACTTCACTGGCCTCTGGTGTAACCAGGTCACCGGTGACACCACCGAGGCCACCCCATGCCTGGCACCCGCCAGTGACACG GTCCCCCGCCTCCATGTACCCCAGGGACACATCTCTGGTCACCAGGCATCCCAAGGACACGTCCCCAGTcactgggatccccagggaCACATCTCCACTCATGCGATGCCCCAGGGACCCATCCCCAGTCACTGAGAACCCCAGGGATGTGTCACCGGCCACCAGGAACCCCAGGGACATGTCCTTGGTCACTGAGCACCCCAAGGACATGTTCCTGGCCAGCAGGCATCCTAAAGATGTGTCCTCagtccccaggacccccagggacATGTCACCAGCCACCAGGCACCACAAGGACCCATCACCAGCAACCAAGCACCAGAGGGACACAGTCTTGGCCACCAGGCACCCTGAGGACACCTCTCTGGTCACTAGGTGCCCCAGAGACCCATTACCAGTGGCCAAGTGCCAGAGGGACATGTCACTGTCCACCAGGCACCCCAAGGACATGTCCCCAGCCAGCAGACACCCAAAGGACACGTCCCCAGGCACAAGGCTCCCCCAGGAGATGTCCCCAGGCACCAGGCATTGCAGGGACAAGTTCCTGGCCTCCAG GCACTTGTTCCTGTGCAGCAGGTACTCTGAAAACATGTCACCAGCCTTGAGGCATCCCAAGGACACATTGCCAGCCACTGGGCACCCCAGGGACACATCCCCAGTCACCAGGCACCCTGAGGAGATGTCACCAGTCTCCGAGCACTGCAGGGACAACTTCTTGGGCACCAG CAGGTACCCTGAAAACGTGTCACCAGCAGTAAGGCATCCCAAGGACACATCTCCAGCCACCAG GCATCCCAAGGACGCATCTCCAGCCACCAGACATCCCAAGGACACATCTCCAGCCGCCAGACATCCCAAAGAGGTGTCCCcagtcactggtcaccagaagGACATGTTCTTGGGCACCAG GGACGTATTCCTGGCTACCAGGTACCCCAAGGACACATCCCCAACCACCGGGCGCCTCTCGCCAGCCTTCAGCGATGGAGTCCTCACACAACAGCAGGTGGCTGAGGTCCTGGAGATGGACCAGGATACTACCTGCTGCAG ACCCCCGGCACCAACCACACCACGGTCTTTCTCACCGCTGCACACCTACGGCTACATCTATGGGCCAACAGCCTCTGAGCtaggtgaggaggaggaggaggaagaggaggaggaagaagaggatgaggaggaagagcatACAGCAACGAGGGGCTCGCCAGGAGGGTCGCTGCTGAACGGCTGGGGGTCTGTCTCAGAGGACAACTTTGCCAGCGCCCGCTGCAGCTTGGTGAGCTCCTGTGACGGCTCCTTCCTCCTGGATGCCAGCTTTGCCCGGGCGCTGGCCGTGGCTGTCGATggcctctgctgcagccttgAGGACACCGACGGGGATTACGGGG GTCCCTCACCACCAGCATCACCCTTGGAGCAGGTCTTCCCACCCAGAGTCCCCACCACCACCTGGGACTGGTGGAAAGTGCTGGAGGTCCCACAGAGAATCAGGACAGAGGCAGCCATGAACGGTAGCTCACAGAACG gTGGCCAGGGGTCAGGGATTGGCAGCCCCTGGGCCAGGGAAGGTGGTGacctggggacaggagggacaggagcgtGGCAGTCCCCAGGGCGCAGGACGCAGCAAGGCCAGAGTCCCCTTGGCTCGTCTAAAATCCAGCTTTATTAG